The nucleotide window AGGCCAAAGCCTTTGAAGCTTTATTATTTCAGTAATTGTTTTAGGTATGAGCAGCCTCAAAAGGGTAGGTATCGTGAGTTTTGGCAGTTTGGAACTGAGACTATTGGTGGTGACTGTAGTAAGACTAGTGCGGAAACTATTGCGCTTGCTTGTGAAATCTTAGATTCTTTTGGACTTGAGTATGATCTTCATATTGGTTATTTAGGTGTGGCTAGGGGTGTTTTAGAGTCCGAAGGAGTTGTTGGTGAGGATCAAGATAGGTTAATGTCTTTGATTGATAAGGGTGATGTTGATGCCATTATTGATTTTTTAGATGGTTTATCTGTTTCGAGTGATTGTAGGGGTGTTTTAGTGGAGTTGATTGATTTGGTTGGTGAGGGACGAGATACTGTTTCTCAAGCTCTTGATGTTTTGGAGAGTTATGGTTTTGGTGAAGAGGGGGGTTTTGGTCTTGATAACCTTAGTGAAACCCTTAGCTACTTAGAGAGTTATGGAGATGTTGATTATACTTTAGATCTTGGTATCGCTCGTGGTTTGGAGTATTATACTGGAACTGTTTTTGAGATCTATGTTCCTGGTCTTGGAGCTCAGAACCAGGTTTGTGGTGGTGGGGAGTATAGCATTCCTCAATTGATGGGTGAGAACCAGTTTTCTACTGGATTTGCTTTTGGGTTTGATAGGGTTGTTGAGGCTATTAAGCACCAAGAGATTGATCTCGATATAGGTCCTAGGTTGATGGCTTATATTATTCCTGTTTCAGATGAGTTTAGGGATGAAGCGGTTCAGATTTTGGGTAGGATGCGTGGAAGTTTTCCTGCGGATATTGATTTAACTGGTAGAGGTATTGGTGATCAAATTTCTCATGCAGATTCGATTGGTGTTCGTTTTGCCGTCATTATTGGTGAACGAGAGGTTGAAAATGGTACTTTGAGTCTTAAAGATATGGAGTCGGGGGATCAGGTTGAATTAGGTATTGATGAGGCTGTTAATAAGATTATGGAGGAATATGAAAGTCTTTAATTTTTTCTAAAATCCGAAGGCAATAACCCCTCTTTCTTCAAGAAGCAATCTTGTCAGGGTGAGCGAGTAGGGTGGGTAGTTCACAGGTATATTTAGGTTTTT belongs to Methanonatronarchaeum sp. AMET-Sl and includes:
- the hisS gene encoding histidine--tRNA ligase; this translates as MQKPKGTRDLGPESMEVRKKVEEVMRDRCEGWGFREVDTPTFEHLELFTLKSGEEIIDEIYAFRDKSERELALRPEVTASVMRFYSDELRARPKPLKLYYFSNCFRYEQPQKGRYREFWQFGTETIGGDCSKTSAETIALACEILDSFGLEYDLHIGYLGVARGVLESEGVVGEDQDRLMSLIDKGDVDAIIDFLDGLSVSSDCRGVLVELIDLVGEGRDTVSQALDVLESYGFGEEGGFGLDNLSETLSYLESYGDVDYTLDLGIARGLEYYTGTVFEIYVPGLGAQNQVCGGGEYSIPQLMGENQFSTGFAFGFDRVVEAIKHQEIDLDIGPRLMAYIIPVSDEFRDEAVQILGRMRGSFPADIDLTGRGIGDQISHADSIGVRFAVIIGEREVENGTLSLKDMESGDQVELGIDEAVNKIMEEYESL